The DNA sequence gtcAAAGCCTTACGACAAAGTCATATTTAATGAAAACCAAATACAATATACAGCATAACAGAGTAGCGTTATAGAGTATACTATACAGTTGAGTGTGTTGAAAATATGCATGTGCTGTGCTGTAGCAAAAGTACATAATTGTGACAAACTCTCTTGCAGGTTTGTTTGCAATCATCAAACGTTAATGTAATGATTCTGCAATATTCTCCTGGCGGTGCAGTTATATCCACTCTGCAGCACACATTCTTAACCTAGAGTATAAAGTAAAAATATGGAAGATCCTACTTTGCTTCGGGGACGTGGGTGAGTGATATGACAATATTCTGGTCGATGAAGATGAGCAGCGCCAGGAGGAAGCCTAAGCCTACAGCGCTCAGACAGTTCATGCCCGTCAGCTTGTCAAACTGGGCCAGCCTGAAGATCTTCCCGTTGTGGAAGTTGAACACAGGAACTGTTTTGAAATGTTGGGAACAGTTTAGAAAAGTGGCATGATTTGTCTTGTGGCATTTATCTAGTCTTTTTCAAGGCTTGCTTGAAACATTTTGATCAATgacaaattggccattttaaaaCAGACAATCCCCTTTTCTGAACAGTAATGTGTACTACTCACGCTCTACATCAAGGAAAAGGAAGGAACCAATGAAGGAGAATATAACGACAGCGATGGGTAAGGCACAGTCGGACACCACCTCTCTCACTTTGGCATGCAGAAAAGGACTGTGGGAAGTAAACCAAGCCACAAGGCAGTATGTCAACTATGCATTGGGCACACAATAACATTTTGCTACTCTAAATTATATAAATTGAATTTAGCAGTAGACGGTTCGACAATGAAGTGATAGTGCTGGAACAAAAACAATCAGCAGACTGGAGTTGGAGACCCCTGAGATAACGTGTGTCCTTTAGCCACCATTGATGGTGGTCAGCCTGGTAGTGGTCAGCCTGGCAGTGGTCAGCCTGGCAGCGGTCAGCCCGCATATTAGTGCAACTTGATCTGAACTTACCTCCTTCTCAGCTGGTAGAGGGCATACCCCAACCACAGAGTCCCCAGCATGAGCAGGAGACAGAGGATAGGCCTCTCCCTGGTACACAGGACCAGAGACTCGGGCAGAAACACATGCGTGACATGCTTCACCACAGGGGCCCCATCGCTGGTTCTACTCCCCAGCCTCTCTGTTGCATTTGCAGCCTTCTCCATTAACTCCTTGATCTCTAGAAGCACCCGAGTGCTGTTATTGGTTGCCAGCGTGGGCCCGTGGTAGAAGTACTTAAAGACTAtaggaagagaaagaaaggggtAGAAATAGGGATAAGGGCAGGGAAAGAAATAGTTAATCGGGCAGCCCAAGGATAAGGGAGAGACCGCAACATATGTATACGCTCGTCTGCCACTTCCTCAGCCACTGATTTGTGCTTAACTCAAGGGCGTCCTCCGGAACACATGTCAGTTCCCTTCAGAGCCTGCCCGGGGGAATAGTTTGATTGCATGCTTCGCTGGCCTCTTAAAAAGACTGATGGATATATGCTGGGTACATTTACTGTGCAGATGACCGGTAGCCCGCTTAGATACCTCTACATTTACACTAAAATGGATTTCCCTGGCGGAACACCTGAATATGTTGTGTAAATGTAAGCCCCCCATCCCCAGACTCACTTTTGACAGTGCCTTTCACCGAGTCCCCAACAAAGGCTATTGAAATGAACAGGGCTATGATTTCCTCTGATGAGCTGTAAGGAAAGGGTATAAAAGAAACACAGAGTATACCCCTTTATCTGAACAGAATAAACCACAGACCAAGACAAAACAAACCAAGGCAAAGTCACAACACTGATTACAAGTGAGTACCTTCAATGAAATGATGAGTACCTTCAATGAtgtttatgggaaaaatgaagtCAAAACAGACAGGAATGTCACATGTTTAGTGGGTTCAGTAGTCATGCTGTCAAGGTCCTTTCCTAACTACAAAGTTGAGCCAAACAGAGCTGAACCAAGCTGTACTGCAATGGCCTGCACTGGTCTGGTTATACATCCAGCAGAAGCCTGATTCACTGAATGGCTGTTTGTCCACTGACCGTTTGAAGAGCTTCATGAACAGACTGACATTCAAAAGTGCTCCCAGGATGAGAAAGAAGCTGTTCCACAAGCCGATGCAGGCATAGAAGGCAGGGAAGTCCAAATCGTAGTCATCACAGATTCCCCGGATCACTACAAACATAAAATATCAGACAAATAATTCAAGTCTACAGGATATTGATGTAGTATTTATGTTGTCCAGATGTTTCTCTAAGATCATCTTCCAGTGTAGTAGACATACCGCTAATAAAGATGGCCAGGGGTGCTGTAGTCAGTGGGATAACCAAAGGAGCACCAGCAAACAGAGAGTAGATCACTCCTCCGATGCTCTGGCCAACGATGACTTTCCGGACATCTATCAAGAACAGACCATTATAATGTTAGTGTATGcaaatattttatatatatatatatatatatatatatatatatatatatatatatatatatatatatatatatatatatatttaaagatGCAGTGAGTGACTATATACATTTTCAGGATTCAATCAACAgaaaatataatttatttgaatttaattgaaagcTGAATTATTCAAACATTTAAGTCAGGGTCATTCAGGCTTTGACAGATGGACAGGCACAAGACAGGGGGATAGGGAGACATCCAGATGATTGTACCTATCTCTCCCCGCGTGCTCTCATCGTTCAGCGAACCAAAGGCGATGTTAGGAAGTAGAATTGCAATGTACAGGAAGATGGCGGTGGTGGTGTACTTCAGCCAGGAGCGGTCTTTGCCGTACATACCTATACGGACCAACAGGTGAGCAGTTTAGAACTTTGCCAACCAAACAGAAATCAGTTTACAACTCTGCCAACCAACCAGAGAGCAGTTTACAACTCTGCTAACCAACCAGAGAGCAGTTTACAACTCAGCCAACTGTAAATACAGGTACAATCTTGGATATGAACTAGCTGTGATAATCGTAATGACAACAGCAATTGTAAGGTGAAAGATTGAGCTTTTTTCACAAGTTTAGGCTATGTGATGTGTTAAATATGATTTAAAAAACTGTATGTCATATTGAAGTCAATTATCAAAAATAATGATCCATGACCGGTCTAAATAGAGGGGCCATAACGGCAAAGTATATTTTAAAATGTAGTGACAAGAGGAAGGCTAAGCTTAAAAGTTATACCGTCTGTGAAGTCTGAGGGATAGAGTGGTAGTCGCCGACGAAGATCCTCATAGATACCTCGGCCAACTTTAAAGAAATCTGCACACTGTGGAGAAACAAACGTTTTATTGATTGGTTGAACTATCCTGTACTATTATGTGGTCTGTAGGTCTACTGCAAAGCACGTAGTCCTTTAGGGataataaagtctatatacagtaatacaaGACACTAAACCAGAGGGGCCTGAAACCACAACATCCACCACAGTTGTGTTTGTTAAGGCACACAGAAATAAAAGCCCTCTGGAATAAGGATTTGACCTGGATTATTGTGGATGCGTTGGTTGGTTATTCAAAATAATTTTTACTAAGGTACTTCAAGCGCAACTTTTCTTTAACCGGGCAGGCATTTCTGTGTTGCGTCTCTACACACTAAGCCCAGAAATTTCCCCTTGATTAAAGAAGGCTACATAATGAAGTACTTTGTCGTTACAAGAGCCTAGATGCAGTCTGCTGCCAGGGAAATACAACATTTTGGCATACAGCTGAATGTGCAGTCCAGCTGCTTACCATTCCTGAGGACTTGATGATAGAGGGGGGAAAGGGATAAAATAAATTGGCTGAAGTATTACTACATAGTGGAGCGAGTCTTTATATGTCTGGATAAAGGAAAACCTGAGGGTGGTCCATCTCCACATGGGGGAAATCTCATAAGGGGACCACACCACTAACGGGGAAAATACTTTTATCATGCCGCTTTAAAGGAATAGTTACTCAAAGTAAAAGTAAAGTAATGCTCTTTATTTTATTTGCGTTTTAGCTTATTTTCGACTTAGTGTTTCATCCAAACCAAATGTAAGATTGTTAGCTGGTTATTTACATCCAGAATCTTTTGAATGAAACAACCACACCCTGTGTCAAAAATAAGCTTGAAAAACAGTGAACCATCCCTTTAACTAGCAGGTACAGtgacttcggaaagtattcagaccccttgactttttccacattttgttacgttacagcctaattctaaaatggattaaaaattttaaaaaatactcagcaatctacacacaataccccataatgacgaagcaaaaacaggtttttagaaatgttagcaaatgtattcaaattaaaaacagaaataccctttacataagtattcagaccctttggtatgagactcgacattgagctcaggtgcatcctgtttccattgatcattcttgagatgtttctacaacttgattggagtccacctgtggtaaattcaattgattggacataatttgtaaaggcacacccctgtctatataaggttccacagttgacagtgcatgtcagagcaaaaacaaaaccatgaggtcgaaggaattgtctgtagatcgccgagacaggattgtgtcgaggcacggatctgaggaagggtaccaaaacatttctgcaacattgaaggtccccaagaacacagtgtgttgattgatgaggggaaaaacaacttaatgcattttagaataaggcctaaccgaacaaaatgtggaaaaagtcaagggatctgaatactttcccacgGCACTGTGTTTCCAATTGAACAGTGAAGCTGCTACATGTTGGCCATGTCAGTCCCCGTCAGATTGATGAGGTAGTCCCTGCCTACTTTTAGTGTTTTTTTGCTGCGTGGGTCTGTTTCTGCATGGATCATCTGCTTCTCTGTAGCTGGTTTCTCATTGACTATGGAGAGATGATGACGCTGGTGCACCAGCTCTTGTTTGAACTCCTCCTGGGTCTTGGCGTCCAGCAGTTTCTGTCTGAAGGAGATGTCTGAGAACATGGTGGCGAATGTGCGGCCCAGCTCGATAGCTGTCTTGGTACTTTTCTGGGGGAGCGAGAGAATACTTAGAGAATATTTGAGGAACATAATGGAACTATTAAGATATTAATCAGTTGCCAGTAAATTTCTCAACTCACAAAACACATAAATATGGGCATTACTGTAATATTGCCACAGACATATTGGTATTAGTGTAATAAATATCATGTTCTGCTTGTTAAATCGTAGATGGGTCAAATGGAGCATTACCGTTCTAGGTGGGGAGAGAATGAGGATGACATATCGAGCCTCACAACAGTTTACTCCCCAGTTCTGTGGTCTCTCCAAGCGGGCGATGCAGACGTGGCGTCTCTGGAGGCTCTTCACATTGCATCTGGACCGacgtacacagacagacaaattCAGTCAAACCTCTTGTCCCTACTCAGAGGTTTGACtgtgttggaaacattacttacGTAAAGTGGCAGTAATGACCGATAATACAGTATGTCAGCTGTTACTCACAGGACACAGAGCCAGGACTGCTGGTAGCGGACTCCAGTGGCAGAAGCAGTCACACCCTGAATGGTCTCGGACAACAATTGCACTGGAGAGAGCAAACAGAGGGTACTAATATCAACAAGTGTATCTTTTTCTAGTACATTGATAAACAAAGCTAAATCATGATAAATGTTTTCACTGAGATATTAGGCCTACCTTGATATAATATTCCATCTCATTTATCACCAATACCTTGTGTGCTTCAAGGGATACTGCACGATTTTGGGGATTCTACTTACCCAAAGTCAGATATACGTTTTATGTCTGTACGTGGAGTTTAAAAATAATTGAAGTTAGCTTATCGTTAGCTTAGCACAATTGCTGGAAGTCTCCGGGCACAGTAGCCAGCTCCTCTCAAAAGCATAGAAATTGATCTAACTATTCCAAAGCTGGGTGGTTGGTCATTTATAGTCTGACAAAGCTTTACGTAGTAATCTATCATTTTTACATACGGACATTTGTACTGATAATCATAAGAAACGAGATTCTATCAACTTCCTCATTTTAGAACTACATTGGCCTCTTCCAGCAATTGCCATTTGCAAACTGCACTTTGCATTTTATTCCCCGATGCACACCATtgtcctcatctcctcctgtgtCTGTGAACACAGTGTTCATGACCTCGTCCATGTCACAGCCCCCGTGGCCGTCTTCCGTTACATGGGTCAGCATGCACCTTAGCACCTCGTCTAGAGTGGTTGCCTTATCATCCAATAGGATACTGGCCTGGGCCAGGAAGCCATCTAGGTCCCGGTGGCCACGCACTTCCTCCTGGAAGTTCATCGGCTTCACATACTGGTGGAGACAAAGCCAGGGAAGATGTTGGTAGGAGTAGACTTGTAAAGGGTTCCAACACCATACAGATACACTATGCGAATCTCAAACCTTCTCATGCAAACATCCCATTGAAGTTAGTACTCGGTCTGGGTGAAAGTTTGATTTCAAATATGTCATAATTCCACTGGGATTCACTTCTCAAGTTCCTTTAGCTAATATTAGAGCTGTACAGAGAGTGTTGTAAAAGAGTAGCTTACTTTTCTTGATGTGTTCAGGAGCCCAAACCCAGGGTCATCCCCAGGGTCATCTGGAACTACAGATTAAAGGTTTTTATGTCGGCATCGTTTTCAACAGACCACATAGGCACATAGCTCTCAAGAGATCTGTTTCTCCATATTTATAAATAGTCAGTTCTGACAGCAGGTGGAATAGTAGAAGGACACACAATGACAGACTGTTTCTTTCCTTGACTTCTGAGGAACTCTTGGCACTGACTAATACCTCATTACTATAACAAAATGTCAAAATATGGAAGTtagaaaataaaggagagccgcacactctagaagctcagatgcaaaaatgtaatatccaacgtttcgacagccaagctg is a window from the Oncorhynchus clarkii lewisi isolate Uvic-CL-2024 chromosome 14, UVic_Ocla_1.0, whole genome shotgun sequence genome containing:
- the LOC139366416 gene encoding solute carrier family 4 member 11-like isoform X2, which gives rise to MEAIKVLHFVPSEAPSSGRSKNGYVFQEMELRDVERKECVEGKVGNHDNTPKDHHDTPIQTGISVPDDPGDDPGFGLLNTSRKYVKPMNFQEEVRGHRDLDGFLAQASILLDDKATTLDEVLRCMLTHVTEDGHGGCDMDEVMNTVFTDTGGDEDNVQLLSETIQGVTASATGVRYQQSWLCVLCNVKSLQRRHVCIARLERPQNWGVNCCEARYVILILSPPRTKSTKTAIELGRTFATMFSDISFRQKLLDAKTQEEFKQELVHQRHHLSIVNEKPATEKQMIHAETDPRSKKTLKCADFFKVGRGIYEDLRRRLPLYPSDFTDGMYGKDRSWLKYTTTAIFLYIAILLPNIAFGSLNDESTRGEIDVRKVIVGQSIGGVIYSLFAGAPLVIPLTTAPLAIFISVIRGICDDYDLDFPAFYACIGLWNSFFLILGALLNVSLFMKLFKRSSEEIIALFISIAFVGDSVKGTVKIFKYFYHGPTLATNNSTRVLLEIKELMEKAANATERLGSRTSDGAPVVKHVTHVFLPESLVLCTRERPILCLLLMLGTLWLGYALYQLRRSPFLHAKVREVVSDCALPIAVVIFSFIGSFLFLDVELPVFNFHNGKIFRLAQFDKLTGMNCLSAVGLGFLLALLIFIDQNIVISLTHVPEAKLLKGTAFHWDLMLTGFINILMSCLGLPWMHAAFPHSSLHARQLAKVELHVEGGHLYETIVNVKETRITALTANILIGLSVFLLPIPLQWIPKPVLYGLFLYIAATSLDGNQMFDRMLLLLKEQTSYPPTHYIRRVPQKKVHFFTALQILQLIILCAFGMYPLPYIKMIFPFLMILLIPIRTNLLPRVIEAKYLDIMDSQHM
- the LOC139366416 gene encoding solute carrier family 4 member 11-like isoform X1 encodes the protein MKTEKEPGVVLITANSVLEEAPSSGRSKNGYVFQEMELRDVERKECVEGKVGNHDNTPKDHHDTPIQTGISVPDDPGDDPGFGLLNTSRKYVKPMNFQEEVRGHRDLDGFLAQASILLDDKATTLDEVLRCMLTHVTEDGHGGCDMDEVMNTVFTDTGGDEDNVQLLSETIQGVTASATGVRYQQSWLCVLCNVKSLQRRHVCIARLERPQNWGVNCCEARYVILILSPPRTKSTKTAIELGRTFATMFSDISFRQKLLDAKTQEEFKQELVHQRHHLSIVNEKPATEKQMIHAETDPRSKKTLKCADFFKVGRGIYEDLRRRLPLYPSDFTDGMYGKDRSWLKYTTTAIFLYIAILLPNIAFGSLNDESTRGEIDVRKVIVGQSIGGVIYSLFAGAPLVIPLTTAPLAIFISVIRGICDDYDLDFPAFYACIGLWNSFFLILGALLNVSLFMKLFKRSSEEIIALFISIAFVGDSVKGTVKIFKYFYHGPTLATNNSTRVLLEIKELMEKAANATERLGSRTSDGAPVVKHVTHVFLPESLVLCTRERPILCLLLMLGTLWLGYALYQLRRSPFLHAKVREVVSDCALPIAVVIFSFIGSFLFLDVELPVFNFHNGKIFRLAQFDKLTGMNCLSAVGLGFLLALLIFIDQNIVISLTHVPEAKLLKGTAFHWDLMLTGFINILMSCLGLPWMHAAFPHSSLHARQLAKVELHVEGGHLYETIVNVKETRITALTANILIGLSVFLLPIPLQWIPKPVLYGLFLYIAATSLDGNQMFDRMLLLLKEQTSYPPTHYIRRVPQKKVHFFTALQILQLIILCAFGMYPLPYIKMIFPFLMILLIPIRTNLLPRVIEAKYLDIMDSQHM